A stretch of Candidatus Methylomirabilota bacterium DNA encodes these proteins:
- a CDS encoding MBL fold metallo-hydrolase — protein sequence MSGLAIVALGVGDAFSARYYSSCLAVGAESAWLLVDCPHPIRKILRESGSAAGVALDVGDFAAVVVTHLHADHSSGLEGFGYFAHFVLGRRARLLAHSDVLAEVWDGHLAAGMRRLLEPERLTARDLTLGDYFDATPLAETGAVEVGPFRIECRRTIHHIPTTALRIRAGGRVLGVSADTAFDPGLIAWLAEADLVVHETNHGVHTPYAKLAALPAALRARMRLVHYPDDFDAAGSVIEPLRQGARYEV from the coding sequence ATGAGCGGCCTTGCGATCGTCGCCCTCGGCGTGGGCGACGCGTTCTCCGCCCGGTACTACTCCTCCTGCCTCGCCGTCGGCGCCGAGAGCGCGTGGCTCCTCGTGGATTGCCCCCACCCGATCCGCAAGATCCTCAGGGAGTCGGGCAGCGCCGCCGGCGTCGCCCTCGACGTCGGCGACTTCGCCGCGGTCGTCGTGACCCACCTCCACGCCGACCACAGCTCGGGGCTCGAGGGCTTCGGCTACTTCGCGCACTTCGTCCTCGGGCGCCGCGCGCGCCTGCTCGCGCACTCGGACGTCCTCGCCGAGGTGTGGGATGGTCACCTGGCCGCGGGCATGCGCCGGCTCCTCGAGCCCGAGCGGCTCACGGCGCGCGACCTGACGCTCGGCGACTACTTCGACGCGACGCCCCTCGCCGAGACGGGCGCGGTCGAGGTCGGGCCATTCAGGATCGAGTGCCGGCGGACGATCCATCACATCCCGACGACGGCGCTCCGGATCCGCGCGGGCGGCCGCGTCCTCGGCGTCAGCGCCGATACCGCGTTCGACCCCGGGCTCATCGCGTGGCTGGCGGAGGCCGACCTCGTCGTCCACGAGACCAACCACGGCGTCCACACGCCGTACGCGAAGCTCGCGGCGCTCCCCGCCGCGCTCCGCGCGCGCATGCGGCTCGTCCACTACCCGGACGACTTCGACGCGGCCGGGAGCGTGATCGAGCCCCTGCGTCAGGGCGCCCGCTACGAGGTGTAG
- a CDS encoding metallophosphoesterase, whose protein sequence is MSRSPDDKENHMDRRGFLECMTWVGTGVLWGAAGGVLSSRTLAHAADAAAGGDFSFVQISDSHIGFKGPANPDVTATLETAIAKINALPSPPAFVLHTGDLTHAQKPGAFDAVGELLKTVKTERVFYVPGENDVFLDGGKEYLGRYGRGTAGGRGWQSFDYRGVHFVGLVNVESYKAKGLGSLGVEQLEWLEKDVAGLPSSAPIVVFTHVPLWAVYPTWGWATADGEQALGYVRRFGSVTVLNGHIHQVLQKVEGNVAFHTAMSTAFPQPAPGAAPSPGPMKVPEDRLRGVLGLREVTYVQGRSPLAVVDRTLA, encoded by the coding sequence ATGAGCCGCTCACCCGACGACAAGGAGAACCACATGGATCGGCGCGGATTCCTCGAATGCATGACGTGGGTCGGGACGGGCGTGCTCTGGGGCGCGGCGGGCGGCGTGCTCTCGTCGCGCACCCTCGCCCACGCGGCCGACGCCGCCGCGGGCGGCGACTTCAGCTTCGTCCAGATCAGCGACTCGCACATCGGCTTCAAGGGCCCGGCGAACCCGGACGTGACCGCGACGCTGGAGACGGCGATCGCGAAGATCAACGCGCTGCCGAGCCCGCCGGCGTTCGTCCTGCACACGGGCGACCTCACCCATGCCCAGAAGCCCGGCGCGTTCGACGCGGTCGGCGAGCTCCTGAAGACCGTCAAGACGGAGCGCGTCTTCTACGTGCCCGGGGAGAACGACGTGTTCCTCGACGGCGGCAAGGAGTACCTCGGCCGCTACGGACGGGGCACGGCCGGCGGGCGGGGCTGGCAGAGCTTCGACTACCGGGGCGTCCACTTCGTCGGGCTCGTCAACGTGGAGAGCTACAAGGCGAAGGGCCTCGGGAGCCTCGGCGTGGAGCAGCTCGAGTGGCTCGAGAAGGACGTGGCGGGGCTGCCGAGCAGCGCGCCGATCGTGGTCTTCACCCACGTGCCCCTCTGGGCGGTCTATCCCACGTGGGGCTGGGCCACGGCCGACGGCGAGCAGGCGCTCGGCTACGTGAGGCGCTTCGGCTCGGTGACCGTGCTGAACGGTCACATCCATCAGGTACTCCAGAAGGTCGAGGGCAACGTCGCGTTCCACACCGCGATGTCCACCGCGTTCCCCCAGCCCGCGCCCGGCGCCGCGCCGTCGCCCGGCCCGATGAAGGTCCCCGAGGACCGGCTCCGCGGCGTCCTCGGACTTCGGGAAGTGACGTACGTCCAGGGGCGGAGCCCGCTCGCCGTCGTGGACCGGACGCTCGCCTGA
- a CDS encoding cupredoxin family copper-binding protein, with product MTTRILPALGLAALVALAATLPAALTSDGAVREARVGIEHFAFLPEALTVPAGTTVTWTNRDDEIHTVTAAGGAFASPALERGEAFAHTFTTPGAYDYFCALHPKMKSTITVR from the coding sequence ATGACGACACGCATCCTGCCGGCGCTCGGCCTCGCGGCGCTGGTCGCGCTGGCGGCCACGCTCCCGGCGGCGCTCACGTCGGACGGCGCGGTCCGCGAGGCACGGGTCGGCATCGAGCATTTCGCGTTCCTGCCGGAGGCGCTGACGGTGCCGGCGGGCACGACGGTGACGTGGACCAACCGCGACGACGAGATCCACACCGTGACGGCGGCGGGCGGCGCCTTCGCCTCGCCCGCGCTCGAGCGCGGCGAGGCCTTCGCGCACACGTTCACGACGCCGGGCGCCTACGACTACTTCTGCGCGCTCCACCCGAAGATGAAGTCCACGATCACGGTGAGATGA
- a CDS encoding sigma-70 family RNA polymerase sigma factor codes for MRSRDTGDAGAVLGREALAYVDTLHNLARYLTGNETDAEDLVQETYARALKAADQFTPGTNLKAWLFRILRNSFLSSYRRQRASPLVGGLDTVDPANQGVADEAWLRDDVELDRLRKLVAAEIEAALMTLSEEARTVILLDLEGLTETEVAEVVGCAVGTVKSRLARARSALRLRLKDYAR; via the coding sequence ATGCGAAGTCGGGACACGGGTGATGCGGGTGCCGTCCTCGGGCGGGAGGCGCTGGCCTACGTCGACACCCTGCACAATCTGGCGCGCTACCTCACGGGTAACGAGACCGACGCCGAGGACCTCGTGCAGGAGACCTACGCGCGCGCCCTCAAGGCCGCAGACCAGTTCACGCCGGGCACGAATCTCAAGGCGTGGCTGTTCAGAATTCTACGAAACAGTTTTCTCAGCTCGTACCGGCGGCAGCGCGCGAGCCCGCTCGTGGGCGGGCTCGACACGGTGGACCCGGCGAACCAGGGCGTCGCCGACGAGGCGTGGCTCCGCGACGACGTCGAGCTCGACCGGCTCAGGAAGCTCGTCGCGGCGGAGATCGAGGCCGCGCTGATGACGCTCAGCGAGGAGGCGCGCACGGTGATCCTCCTCGACCTCGAGGGCCTGACGGAGACGGAGGTGGCCGAGGTCGTCGGCTGCGCCGTCGGTACGGTGAAGTCGCGCCTGGCGCGCGCGCGGTCGGCGCTCCGGCTGCGGCTCAAGGACTACGCGAGATAA
- a CDS encoding zf-HC2 domain-containing protein: MDCEDVRLQLHEYQRGQLGPELHREVRAHLERCPACAHEDAAEHALTEVLERKLPQHPASLALKRRLAARWPAASPAPRVWWSGWRRALVPALAAAVVLAVGLPLWRALAPGGREGAAGMVAEAINDHVRLLQRDRPLDVESGGIHQVRPWFAGRLDFAPVVAFEGDAEFPLQGGAVGYFLDRKAAVFVYKRRLHPVSLLVFRADGLPWPERGLTPVGAVAGYATVARGFNVILWRAGDLGYALVSDVDAQELARLAAKLARD, from the coding sequence ATGGACTGCGAGGACGTCCGGCTCCAGCTGCACGAGTACCAGCGCGGCCAGCTCGGTCCGGAGCTGCACCGGGAGGTCCGCGCCCATCTCGAGCGCTGTCCGGCCTGTGCCCACGAGGATGCCGCGGAGCACGCGCTCACCGAGGTGCTCGAGCGGAAGCTGCCGCAGCACCCGGCCTCGCTCGCCCTGAAGCGGCGCCTGGCGGCTCGGTGGCCCGCGGCGTCCCCCGCGCCGCGCGTCTGGTGGAGCGGATGGCGCCGTGCGCTCGTGCCGGCGCTCGCGGCGGCCGTCGTGCTCGCCGTCGGGCTCCCGCTCTGGCGCGCGCTCGCGCCGGGAGGGCGCGAAGGCGCGGCGGGCATGGTCGCCGAAGCCATCAACGACCACGTGCGCCTGCTCCAGCGCGACCGGCCGCTCGACGTCGAGAGCGGCGGCATCCACCAGGTCAGGCCGTGGTTCGCGGGCCGCCTGGACTTCGCGCCGGTCGTCGCCTTCGAGGGCGACGCGGAGTTTCCGCTCCAGGGCGGCGCCGTCGGCTACTTCCTGGACCGCAAGGCGGCGGTGTTCGTCTACAAGCGCAGGCTCCACCCCGTCTCGCTCCTCGTCTTCCGCGCCGACGGGCTCCCCTGGCCCGAGCGCGGCCTCACGCCGGTCGGCGCCGTCGCCGGTTACGCGACCGTCGCGCGGGGTTTCAACGTGATCCTCTGGCGCGCCGGCGATCTCGGCTACGCGCTCGTGTCCGACGTGGATGCGCAGGAGCTCGCCCGGCTCGCGGCGAAGCTCGCGCGCGACTGA
- a CDS encoding NAD(P)-dependent oxidoreductase, with protein MSKGAVGFIGLGRMGGPMARNLAKAGYTVHVFDVDPGAAARAAATGSVTAEARPRDVAAGVGVLFTALPNDAIVTETYLGTDGILAGARSGLVSCDCSTVSPEVSQAIHEKARALGVTHMDTPMLGSSPQAESGEIFFMVGGDRDALPRIQPLLAVMGRLTMYVGPSGTGNRIKLLHNALGAVNAVAVAESLALCVTLGVDPKTYYEVVKNGGGMAYSTYFDRRALRLVVGDFEPTFTAELMLKDVALATRMAGASLAHMPVLRETLAAYAETAAKGWGGQDFSAVAHVVEQRFGRTISGR; from the coding sequence ATGAGCAAGGGAGCGGTCGGCTTCATCGGGCTGGGCCGGATGGGCGGGCCCATGGCCCGGAACCTGGCGAAGGCGGGCTACACCGTCCACGTGTTCGACGTCGACCCGGGGGCGGCGGCGCGGGCCGCCGCGACGGGGAGCGTCACGGCGGAGGCGCGGCCGCGCGACGTGGCGGCGGGCGTCGGCGTGCTGTTCACGGCGCTGCCGAACGACGCGATCGTCACGGAGACCTACCTCGGCACCGACGGCATCCTCGCGGGCGCGCGGAGCGGCCTCGTCAGCTGCGACTGCTCGACGGTGAGCCCCGAGGTGTCGCAGGCGATCCACGAGAAGGCGCGGGCCCTCGGCGTCACGCACATGGACACGCCGATGCTCGGCTCCTCACCGCAGGCGGAGTCGGGCGAGATCTTCTTCATGGTCGGCGGGGACCGTGACGCGCTTCCCCGGATCCAGCCGCTGCTCGCCGTCATGGGGCGCCTCACGATGTACGTCGGCCCCTCCGGCACCGGCAACCGGATCAAGCTCCTCCACAACGCGCTGGGCGCGGTCAACGCGGTGGCCGTCGCCGAGTCGCTGGCTCTCTGCGTCACCCTCGGCGTGGACCCGAAGACCTATTACGAAGTCGTGAAGAACGGCGGCGGCATGGCCTACTCCACCTACTTCGACCGGCGCGCCCTCAGGCTCGTCGTGGGCGACTTCGAGCCGACCTTCACGGCCGAGCTCATGCTGAAAGACGTCGCGCTCGCGACGCGGATGGCGGGCGCGAGCCTCGCGCACATGCCCGTCCTCCGCGAGACGCTGGCCGCCTACGCCGAGACCGCCGCGAAGGGCTGGGGCGGACAGGACTTTTCGGCGGTCGCGCACGTCGTCGAGCAACGCTTCGGCCGGACGATCTCGGGAAGGTGA
- a CDS encoding AbrB/MazE/SpoVT family DNA-binding domain-containing protein, translating into MKTITLSNRFRLTLPREVRERLRLRPGARLTVLDKGRVIYLIPERPMRAYRGLASGVSGRAFRDKQDRV; encoded by the coding sequence ATGAAGACGATCACGCTGTCGAACCGATTTCGGCTCACGCTCCCACGCGAGGTGCGGGAGCGGCTGCGACTTCGTCCAGGCGCGAGGCTCACCGTGCTCGACAAGGGCCGCGTGATCTACCTGATACCCGAACGTCCGATGCGTGCCTACCGCGGCCTCGCCTCCGGCGTCAGCGGCCGCGCCTTCCGCGACAAGCAGGATCGCGTCTGA
- a CDS encoding DUF6569 family protein, whose translation MTKREFLAGLAAATGVTLVGPAGAWADRIRILGGTPRDGDVPYATGQVSPEWRRLVAAVKVGDQKSHGALHVFWLHGPAAAAPLAIATLEDARARGDLVITERESATVPSLVVDNRGKTHVLLLAGEILLGGKQNRVVTEDVLLPPRSGPVDLQVYCVEQGRWSVGGGGMGFGARGTFAAPQLRSKVMERKSQAEVWAEVSRYAARAAAPSPSGSYQAIYDKPEVKAHQAEVERTLDARTAPGALGAAVFAGGTFAGLDLFQDAALFAGEWPKLLRAHALETYDRGAIRDVNERERRARVEELLRRAAAVEGSLRRGAGVGALFEFRLDKQRGAALVAEGQVVHAAVL comes from the coding sequence ATGACGAAGCGGGAATTCCTTGCGGGGCTGGCGGCGGCGACCGGTGTGACCCTCGTAGGCCCGGCCGGGGCGTGGGCCGACCGGATCAGGATCCTGGGCGGCACGCCCCGAGACGGCGACGTGCCGTACGCGACCGGGCAGGTGAGCCCCGAGTGGCGGAGGCTCGTCGCCGCCGTGAAGGTGGGCGACCAGAAGTCCCACGGGGCGCTCCACGTCTTCTGGCTCCACGGCCCCGCGGCCGCGGCGCCGCTCGCGATCGCGACGCTCGAGGACGCGCGCGCGCGGGGCGACCTCGTGATCACCGAGCGCGAGAGCGCGACGGTGCCTTCGCTCGTGGTGGACAACCGCGGCAAGACGCACGTGCTCCTCCTCGCGGGCGAAATCCTGCTCGGCGGCAAGCAGAACCGCGTCGTCACCGAGGACGTCCTCCTCCCGCCCCGCTCCGGCCCGGTGGATCTCCAGGTCTACTGCGTCGAGCAGGGACGCTGGAGCGTGGGCGGTGGCGGGATGGGCTTCGGCGCGCGCGGGACGTTCGCGGCGCCCCAGCTCCGCTCGAAGGTGATGGAGCGGAAGAGCCAGGCCGAGGTCTGGGCCGAGGTGAGCCGCTACGCCGCGCGCGCCGCCGCGCCGTCACCGAGCGGGAGCTACCAGGCCATCTACGACAAGCCCGAGGTCAAGGCGCACCAGGCCGAGGTCGAGCGTACGCTCGACGCGCGGACCGCGCCGGGGGCGCTGGGCGCGGCCGTCTTCGCCGGCGGGACGTTCGCGGGGCTCGACCTCTTCCAGGACGCGGCGCTCTTCGCGGGGGAGTGGCCGAAGCTTCTCCGCGCCCACGCCCTCGAGACCTACGACCGCGGGGCGATTCGCGACGTGAACGAGCGCGAGCGGCGCGCCCGGGTGGAGGAGCTGCTGCGGCGGGCCGCGGCCGTCGAGGGCTCGCTCCGGCGCGGCGCCGGCGTCGGGGCGCTCTTCGAGTTCCGCCTCGACAAGCAGCGCGGCGCGGCGCTCGTCGCCGAGGGGCAGGTGGTGCACGCCGCGGTCCTCTAG
- a CDS encoding deoxyhypusine synthase family protein, with amino-acid sequence MASMRRYEDPGLIREPMTVFEGQTPSVLAMLGKMRRSAFQGRQLGEAFATWKRMIEGRSLICLGYAASMSSAGMWPLVTWLLERGYVDVLASTSANITEDLLEQMDGTRVYRVDADDVDDVDLWSEGYYRFYDHIVSKERYDQLETLVTSAFIDDLAERWRKPAITTVRFLHEMGLWLDARGFRRSILATAARNQVPVFCCGLPDGPIGEGYDKAKKAEMAPVVDFFRDYKVATDMMDEAMASGRGTSVVFLGGGVPKDFLQITATSVSSRHGNQSAKPHVAAIQITTDNTIFGGLGGAALTTECISWGKEAKGGDNVMCFADVTIALPLICQGLAEHFGPAHRRREPRPLNLAEVF; translated from the coding sequence ATGGCGAGCATGCGCCGGTACGAGGACCCGGGTCTCATCCGCGAGCCGATGACGGTGTTCGAGGGGCAGACGCCCTCCGTCCTCGCCATGCTCGGCAAGATGCGCCGCTCGGCCTTCCAGGGGCGCCAGCTCGGCGAGGCGTTCGCGACCTGGAAGCGGATGATCGAGGGGCGGAGCCTCATCTGCCTCGGCTACGCCGCCTCGATGTCGAGCGCCGGCATGTGGCCGCTCGTGACCTGGCTGCTGGAGCGCGGCTACGTGGACGTGCTCGCGTCCACCTCGGCCAACATCACCGAGGACCTCCTCGAGCAGATGGACGGCACGCGGGTGTACCGCGTGGACGCCGACGACGTGGACGACGTCGATCTGTGGTCCGAGGGCTACTACCGCTTCTACGACCACATCGTCTCCAAGGAGCGCTACGACCAGCTCGAGACGCTCGTGACGAGCGCGTTCATCGACGACCTCGCCGAGCGCTGGCGCAAGCCCGCGATCACGACCGTGCGCTTCCTGCACGAGATGGGGCTCTGGCTCGACGCCCGCGGCTTCAGGCGCTCGATCCTGGCGACGGCGGCCCGTAACCAGGTGCCGGTCTTCTGCTGCGGCCTGCCCGACGGGCCGATCGGCGAGGGCTACGACAAGGCCAAGAAGGCCGAGATGGCGCCCGTCGTGGACTTCTTCCGCGACTACAAGGTCGCGACCGACATGATGGATGAGGCCATGGCGTCGGGCCGGGGGACCTCCGTCGTGTTCCTGGGCGGCGGGGTGCCCAAGGACTTCCTCCAGATCACGGCCACGAGCGTCTCGTCGCGGCACGGCAACCAGTCGGCGAAGCCCCACGTCGCGGCGATCCAGATCACGACCGACAACACGATCTTCGGCGGCCTCGGCGGCGCGGCGCTCACGACCGAGTGCATCTCGTGGGGCAAGGAGGCCAAGGGCGGCGACAACGTCATGTGCTTCGCCGACGTGACGATCGCGCTGCCGCTGATCTGCCAGGGCCTCGCCGAGCACTTCGGCCCCGCCCACCGGCGCCGCGAGCCGCGGCCGCTCAACCTGGCGGAGGTCTTCTAG
- a CDS encoding S-adenosylmethionine decarboxylase yields MLHFTIDGFQGFRSRFDHVPLIQEVLEEIPVQLGLTPVMPAFVLPYYNGVVAEDCGVSAFLFLGGGHFTLHTFSFREAYFADLVAPEPFDADRLRTVLQAVFPCETTSVQTVERTKMKDTEPDTEADFGPHLFLNIDAYQGPQSMDTLFAAFDRLPRTIGMTPIMRPYVIRDTLGDGRRVLSALTMIAESHVSLHVFPDEERAYFDIFSCRFFDRDQVVPQLKACFPGGTVHEALIARGSRYRYLRTERAEEHARSRAWLAGR; encoded by the coding sequence ATGCTCCACTTCACGATTGACGGGTTCCAGGGGTTCCGCTCCCGCTTCGACCACGTCCCGCTGATCCAGGAGGTGCTCGAGGAGATCCCCGTGCAGCTCGGGCTCACGCCCGTGATGCCGGCCTTCGTGCTCCCCTACTACAACGGGGTCGTCGCGGAGGACTGCGGGGTCAGCGCGTTCCTCTTCCTCGGGGGCGGCCACTTCACCCTGCACACCTTCTCGTTCCGGGAGGCGTACTTCGCCGACCTGGTCGCGCCCGAGCCGTTCGACGCCGACCGGCTCCGCACCGTGCTCCAGGCCGTCTTCCCCTGCGAGACGACGTCGGTCCAGACGGTCGAGCGCACCAAGATGAAGGACACGGAGCCCGACACGGAGGCGGACTTCGGCCCGCACCTCTTCCTCAACATCGACGCCTACCAGGGCCCGCAGAGCATGGACACCCTCTTCGCCGCGTTCGACCGGCTGCCGCGCACCATCGGCATGACGCCGATCATGCGCCCCTACGTCATCCGCGACACGCTCGGCGATGGGCGGCGGGTGCTCTCGGCCCTCACGATGATCGCGGAGAGCCACGTGAGCCTGCACGTCTTCCCCGACGAGGAGCGCGCCTACTTCGACATCTTCTCGTGCCGGTTCTTCGACCGCGACCAGGTGGTGCCGCAGCTCAAGGCGTGCTTCCCCGGCGGCACCGTCCACGAGGCGCTGATCGCGCGGGGCAGCCGTTACCGTTACCTCCGGACCGAGCGCGCCGAGGAGCACGCCAGGTCACGCGCCTGGCTCGCCGGCCGGTAA